One genomic window of Nicotiana sylvestris chromosome 10, ASM39365v2, whole genome shotgun sequence includes the following:
- the LOC104234731 gene encoding uncharacterized protein, with amino-acid sequence MEFKFWKQKTSFYLTTLNLQRFINEDVPILGEETPANERFVVREAWKHSDFLCKNDILSYLEDGLYNVYSVMETSKELWNALEKKYKTEDAGLKKFVAAKFLDFKMVDNKSAITQVQELQVIVHDLLAKGCRKEVSWKFNNNGCKASTSKKRKKSSGPKNYPRKKKFKGNCHSCGKVARKAAECRAPKKDKKKSQANMIEKNDEIDDLCDMLSECNLVRNPREWWIDSGATHHVCANKELLTSYTPTGPNETVFMANFATTKIEGTCKIALKITSGKIVTLNDVLHVPEMWKNLVSTSLLVKNGFKCVFVSDKVVVSKNEMYVGKCYLTDGFFKLNVIAIDMNKISASSYLLESNNLWHEWFRQRECLDYFDTYSPVTRITFIRVLIALPAVYGLQIHQMDVKTTFLNGDLEEEIHMEQPEGFVISGKEKKINECDRCVYIKNTPNQIVIVYLYVDDMLIMSSDITNINVTMCMLTSKFDMKDLGVTDLILEIKILQTPQVIERYSDANWITGSTESKSTSGYVFSIGGGVVSWKSSKQTFIVRSTMESEFIALDKANEEAEWLRNFLEDIPFWPKSLAPICIRCDSQVTIGKAESIMYNEKFCHIR; translated from the exons ATGGAATTCAAATTCTGGAAGCAGAAAACGTCTTTCTACCTGACCACACTCAATCTACAGCGCTTTATAAATGAGGACGTTCCAATCTTGGGAGAAGAGACTCCGGCTAATGAGCGATTTGTGGTCAGAGAGGcatggaagcattctgacttcttgtgcaAAAATGATATATTGAGTTATTTGGAAGATGGCTTGTACAACGTTTACAGTGTCATGGAAACTTCGAAAGAGTTATGGAACGCTCTTGAAAAGAAGTACAAGACGGAAGATGCTGGACTAAAGAAATTTGTTGCCGCTAAGTTCTTGGACTTTAAAATGGTTGACAATAAGTCTGCTATAACACAAGTTCAAGAATTACAAGTCATCGTTCATGACCTCCTTGCCAAAG GCTGCAGAAAAGAAGTctcgtggaaattcaacaataatgggtgCAAGGCTTCAACgagtaaaaagagaaagaagtcgtctggaccaaagaattacccaagAAAGAAGAAGTTCAAAGGTAATTGCCACAGCTGTGGAAAGGTTGCACGCAAGGCCGCTGAATGTCGTGCACCAAAGAAGGACAAGAAGAAAAGTCAAGCAAACATGATTGAGAAGAATGACGAAATAGACGATTTATGTGACATGCTTTCGGAATGCAACCTAGTCAGAAATCCTAGAGAATGGTGGATTGATTCGGGGGCAACTCATcatgtttgtgctaacaaggagttGCTTACTTCTTATACTCCTACTGGACCCAATGAGACAGTTTTTATGGCAAATTTCGCTACTACAAAAATTGAAGGAACGTGCAAGATAGCTTTGAAGATAACTTCTGGCAAGATTGTGACTCTAAATGATGTCCTTCATGTTCCTGAAATGTGGAAGAATTTAGTCTCGACATCACTTCTAGTCAAGAATGGCTTTAAGTGTGTTTTTGTTTCCGACAAGGTTGTagttagtaagaatgaaatgtatgTAGGAAAATGTTACCTTACTGATGGCTTTTTCAAACTCAATGTAATTGCCATTGAtatgaataaaatttcagcttcttcttacttgcttgagtcaaataatttatgGCATGAAT GGTTTAGACAACGAGAATGTCTTGATTACtttgacacatactcgccggtaacaagGATTACATTTATCCGGGTGTTAATAGCGTTACCCGCCGTATATGGCCTTCAAATCCATCAGATGGATGTAAAGacaaccttcttaaatggagatttagaggaagaaatccatatggaacaacctgaagggtttgtaatttctggaaaagaaaagaag ATCAATGAGTGTGATAgatgtgtttacattaagaatactccaaatcaaataGTCATTGTTTatttatatgtggatgatatgttgataatgaGTAGCGACATTACTAACATAAATGTTACTATGTGCATGCTtactagtaagtttgatatgaaagacttaggagttacCGATTTAATTTTGGAAATTAAGATCCTTCAGACTCCTCAAG TTATTGAGagatatagtgatgcaaattggatcaccggatcaACGGAATCAAAATCCACAAGTGGATACGTTTTTTCCATTGGTGGAGGAGTAGTGTCTTGGAAGTCATCCAAACAGACATTCATCgtccgctctacaatggagtctGAGTTTATAGCTTTAGACAAGGCCaatgaagaagctgaatggctccggaatttcttagaagacattccattttggcccaaatctTTGGCACCTATATGCATACGTTGCGATAGTCAAGTAACAATAGGAAAGGCTGAGAGCATTATGTATAACGAAAAATTTTGTCATATTCGATGA
- the LOC138879202 gene encoding uncharacterized protein produces the protein MANYVREAAREVLETSKGFSGRHQGDWWWNDIVQGKVEAKKVAYAKLAGSTSEEERRANIERYKVARKEAKLVVTEAKNALFGRLYEELGEKCGDRKLFRLAKARERKARDLDQVRCIKDEDGRVLMGESQIKQRWQTYFYGLLNEEGDRDIALGDLGHSESIRDFRYCRRIKVDEVMRTLRKMSRGRATRPGKIPVEF, from the coding sequence ATGGCGAACTACGTGAGggaggcggcgagagaggtgctaGAGACATCGAAGGGTTTTTCTGGCAGGCACCAAggcgactggtggtggaatgacatagtccaaggtaaagtggaggcGAAGAAGGTAGCGTACGCAAAGTTGGCAGGGAGCACAAGCGAGGAGGAGAGGAGGGCGAATATAGAGAGGTATAAGGTGGCGAGGAAAGAGGCAAAGCTGGTggtcacggaggctaagaatGCCTTGTTTGGTCGTCTATACGAGGAATTGGGGGAGAAATGCGGGGACAGGAAGTTGTTTCGGCTGGCTAAAGCGAGGGAGAGGAAGgcccgggatctggaccaagtaaggtgcatcaaagacgaggatggtagagtattgatggGAGAGTCCCAGATTAAGCAGAGATGGCAGACGTACTTCTATGGTCTTCTAAATGAGGAGGGGGACCGAGATATAGCGCTAGGGGATTTGGGGCATTCAGAGAGTATTCGAGATTTTAGGTATTGCAGGCGCATTAAGGTGGATGAGGTCATGAGGACTttgcgtaagatgagtaggggtagaGCGACCAGGCCAGGTAAAATTCCGGTTGAGTTTTAg